One region of Endozoicomonas sp. Mp262 genomic DNA includes:
- a CDS encoding molybdopterin-dependent oxidoreductase, with translation MSTQSIPLLQEPLSTTCSLCGINCRILIDTDKNGQYRISGDKRDTVTSGALCKKGRESIELMLHPRRLKQPLKRVGKRGDGQWQPISWEEAFQYTAEGFSKIQKQWGNNSLFMAYGYSKDFMYTQLLRLANRLQTANIAGPETVCWAPTKLGCDYTLGFNPGHDLNEQTRCVILWGVNKYKTRFTDLPPIKTAIAAGAETICIDPQFTRHAKEASHWLAIKPGADLALALALLKVIIEEQLYHQDFVENWCLGFAELKEQLTHYDLSYLADECQLDTHRIQTIARLYAQSKPAVIITGNALDHNNDSFQVNRAIAMLMAITGNIDVPGGQFQPHGDSLVSGRWPYDEQDVHELSAEARAQSAGTPILPEYFRATSQGLTKAMLTSTPYPIKGGLIVGSNPMTSWPDTKAVYQAFSRLDFLAVSELFMTPTAMMADIVFPAASFLEFEGITQGQDGSIRFQKKVMQVGDCKPDHEIISSIGVSMNVMSPQSEEAFWNGFLQKSGVDYSTLKAKELISPISSAPHFRKYQQDGFPTESGKIELYSERLAALGASPLPAYQNLQPENPDYPLRLTTSKPKHYMFSHGRQLTNLRKAHPKPLVRLHSETARRLNLTDGSEVAIETPGNKVIYQTLKLDSQLNPAVAIADLSWWFPESGKAYLGDVFRSNFNVLTSLDSGPYGEGEAGSFNTNGLPCRIKTP, from the coding sequence ATGTCTACCCAGAGCATTCCGCTCCTGCAAGAGCCGCTATCAACCACTTGCAGCCTCTGTGGCATTAACTGCCGCATCCTTATTGATACGGATAAAAACGGTCAATATCGTATCTCCGGCGATAAACGGGATACAGTAACCAGCGGGGCCTTATGTAAAAAAGGCCGTGAATCCATTGAGCTGATGCTTCACCCCCGTCGCCTGAAGCAACCCTTAAAGCGTGTGGGCAAACGAGGAGACGGGCAGTGGCAACCCATTAGTTGGGAGGAAGCTTTCCAGTATACCGCCGAAGGGTTTTCTAAAATCCAAAAACAATGGGGTAACAACAGCCTGTTTATGGCTTACGGGTACTCCAAGGACTTTATGTATACCCAGCTACTAAGACTGGCCAACCGGCTGCAAACAGCCAATATCGCTGGCCCTGAAACCGTCTGCTGGGCACCCACCAAGCTGGGCTGTGACTATACTCTCGGTTTTAATCCCGGCCATGACCTGAATGAACAAACCCGCTGCGTAATACTCTGGGGTGTCAATAAATATAAAACCCGCTTTACCGATCTTCCTCCCATAAAAACAGCCATAGCTGCCGGGGCCGAGACTATCTGCATTGACCCCCAGTTTACCCGCCACGCCAAAGAAGCCAGTCACTGGCTTGCCATTAAACCCGGAGCAGACCTTGCCCTGGCACTGGCACTGCTGAAAGTCATTATTGAGGAGCAACTCTACCACCAGGACTTTGTCGAAAACTGGTGCCTGGGCTTTGCTGAATTAAAAGAGCAACTGACGCACTATGACCTGTCTTATCTTGCGGATGAATGCCAGTTGGATACCCACCGTATTCAAACCATTGCCCGGCTCTACGCCCAGTCAAAACCAGCCGTCATTATCACCGGCAATGCCCTTGATCATAATAACGACAGTTTTCAGGTAAACCGGGCAATCGCCATGTTAATGGCAATCACCGGCAATATTGATGTTCCCGGCGGCCAGTTTCAACCTCACGGAGACTCACTGGTATCCGGACGCTGGCCCTATGATGAACAGGATGTCCACGAGCTATCTGCAGAAGCCCGGGCCCAAAGCGCTGGCACCCCCATCTTACCTGAGTATTTTCGTGCTACCAGCCAGGGGCTAACCAAAGCCATGCTCACCAGCACCCCCTACCCGATAAAAGGTGGCCTGATTGTTGGTTCCAATCCCATGACCAGCTGGCCGGATACCAAAGCTGTTTATCAGGCATTTTCCCGGTTGGATTTTCTGGCAGTCTCCGAACTGTTTATGACACCAACAGCCATGATGGCAGATATCGTTTTTCCTGCCGCCAGCTTTCTGGAATTTGAAGGGATTACCCAGGGCCAGGATGGCTCCATCCGTTTCCAGAAAAAAGTAATGCAGGTGGGAGACTGCAAGCCCGACCATGAAATCATTTCCAGTATCGGGGTCAGCATGAATGTAATGTCTCCCCAAAGCGAAGAGGCATTCTGGAATGGCTTTTTACAGAAAAGTGGTGTTGATTATTCAACACTGAAAGCAAAAGAACTCATTTCACCCATATCATCAGCGCCACATTTCCGAAAATACCAACAGGATGGCTTCCCCACAGAGTCTGGAAAAATCGAGCTTTATAGCGAAAGACTGGCCGCATTGGGTGCTTCCCCACTACCTGCTTATCAGAATTTACAGCCCGAAAACCCTGACTATCCGTTAAGACTAACCACCAGCAAGCCTAAGCACTATATGTTCTCTCACGGACGACAACTCACTAACTTGCGCAAGGCTCATCCAAAACCATTAGTCAGGCTCCATTCGGAGACAGCCAGGCGCCTTAACCTGACCGATGGCTCAGAGGTAGCCATTGAAACGCCGGGCAACAAAGTGATTTACCAGACTCTGAAGCTGGATAGCCAACTCAACCCGGCCGTTGCCATTGCTGACTTAAGTTGGTGGTTTCCAGAGTCCGGCAAAG